One region of Pagrus major chromosome 5, Pma_NU_1.0 genomic DNA includes:
- the LOC140996736 gene encoding lymphocyte antigen 6G-like, whose translation MKLYGVLVLLVTLSAACGLRCYNCMGIDPKSCTKIKTCPSTMDRCSSTEVGGIITKDCTNSAACIGPIKCCEGDLCNGAIPTGSSVLLLLVSSAITSVFL comes from the exons ATGAAGTTGTATGGCGTTCTGGTCCTGTTGGTGACTCTGTCTGCAG CATGTGGATTAAGATGCTACAACTGTATGGGCATCGACCCTAAATCCTGCACAAAGATCAAAACTTGTCCTTCCACAATGGACCGTTGTTCATCCACTGAAGTCG GAGGTATCATCACCAAGGACTGCACTAACAGTGCTGCATGTATAGGCCCCATAAAATGCTGTGAAGGTGACTTGTGTAACGGTGCCATACCTACTGGTTCCagtgtcctcctcctgctggtgTCCTCAGCCATCACCTCAGTCTTTCTCTGA